A single genomic interval of Calypte anna isolate BGI_N300 chromosome 3, bCalAnn1_v1.p, whole genome shotgun sequence harbors:
- the WASF1 gene encoding wiskott-Aldrich syndrome protein family member 1 yields the protein MPLVKRNIDPRHLCHTALPRGIKNELECVTNISLANIIRQLSSLSKYAEDIFGELFNEAHSFSFRVNSLQERVDRLSVSVTQLDPKEEELSLQDITMRKAFRSSTIQDQQLFDRKTLPIPLQETYDICEQPPPLNILTPYRDDGKEGLKFYTNPSYFFDLWKEKMLQDTEDKRKEKRKQKQKNLDRPHEPEKVPRAPHDRRREWQKLAQGPELAEDDANLLHKHIEVANGPASHFESRSQAYVDHMDGSYSLSALPYSQMSELLNRAEERVLVRPHEPPPPPPPMHGAADIKPVPPCVSSTTGLVENRPQSPATGRTPVFVSPTPPPPPPPPLPSALSTSSLRAAMTSTPPPPVPPPPPPPTAALQAPAVPPPPAPLQIAPGVLHPAPPPIAPPLAQPSPPVTRAAQVCEAVPVHPVPPQAEVQGLPPPPPPPPLPPPGIRPSSPVTVAALSHPPPVLHPPPTTIVPGPHAPLMPPSPPSQVAPAPEPKRHPSTLPVISDARSVLLEAIRKGIQLRKVEEQREQEAKHERIENDVATILSRRIAVEYSDSEDDSEFDEVDWLE from the exons gtaAATATGCTGAAGATATATTTGGTGAACTTTTCAATGAAGCACACAGTTTCTCATTTAGAGTCAACTCCTTACAGGAACGTGTAGATCGGTTATCTGTTAGTGTTACACAACTTGATCCAAAGGAAGAAGAAT TGTCACTGCAGGACATTACAATGAGGAAAGCTTTCCGGAGTTCCACAATTCAAGATCAACAATTGTTTGACCGCAAAACTCTGCCTATTCCTTTGCAAGAAACTTATGACATTTGTGAACAGCCTCCTCCACTTAACATTCTCACCCCTTACAG GGATGATGGAAAAGAGGGTTTGAAGTTTTATACCAATCCTTCATACTTCTTCGAcctgtggaaggaaaaaatgttgcagGACACTgaggacaaaagaaaagagaaaagaaagcagaag CAGAAAAATCTAGATCGGCCTCATGAACCAGAGAAAGTGCCAAGGGCACCTCATGACAGACGGAGGGAGTGGCAGAAGTTAGCCCAAGGTCCAGAGCTCGCAGAAGATGATGCTAACCTCTTACATAAGCACATTGAAGTTGCTAATGGCCCAGCTTCACATTTTGAATcaag ATCTCAAGCATATGTGGATCATATGGATGGATCATATTCACTTTCTGCATTGCCCTATAGCCAGATGTCTGAACTTCTGAACAGAGCTGAGGAGCGAGTGTTGGTCAGACCACATgaaccaccaccacctccacctccaATGCATGGAGCAGCAGATATCAAACCCGTGCCTCCTTGTGTTAG TTCTACTACTGGCTTGGTAGAAAATCGTCCTCAATCACCAGCAACAGGCAGAACCCCTGTGTTTGTGAGCCCCACTCCTCCTCCACCGCCACCACCACCTCTTCCATCTGCTTTGTCAACTTCATCATTAAGAGCTGCAATGACTTCCACTCCTCCACCCCCagtcccaccaccaccaccccctcccacagctgctctgcaggccCCAGCTGTGCCacctccaccagctcctctccagaTAGCTCCTGGAGTCCTACACCCAGCTCCACCTCCAATTGCTCCTCCCTTAGCACAaccctctcctcctgtcactaGAGCTGCCCAAGTGTGTGAAGCTGTGCCCGTTCACCCTGTTCCTCCACAAGCTGAAGTACAGGGACTTCCTCCACCACCCCCGCCTCCTCCCCTGCCACCCCCTGGCATTCGACCCTCCTCTCCTGTCACAGTTGCAGCCCTTTCTCACCCACCTCCTGTTCTGCACCCTCCTCCCACAACCATTGTCCCTGGCCCTCATGCCCCTCTGATGCCCCCATCACCACCATCCCAAGTGGCTCCTGCTCCTGAACCCAAACGCCATCCTTCAACTCTTCCCGTGATCAGCGATGCGAGAAGCGTTCTGCTGGAAGCGATACGGAAAG GTATCCAGCTACGCAAAGTTGAAGAGCAGCGCGAACAAGAAGCGAAGCACGAGCGCATTGAGAACGATGTTGCCACGATACTGTCCCGTCGCATTGCTGTGGAGTACAGTGACTCAGAAGATGATTCAGAATTCGATGAAGTGGATTGGTTAGAGTGA